The sequence GCAGCTGGGTATCCAGTTCAAGGCGCTCTTTCATGGCATCGCTCGGCCCTTCACCAGCTTCAGCCTTTTTACTCTTATTGCCTTTCTTGCCATTACCGTTTTCCAGATGCCCTTTCAGGTTGCGCTCTGAAACTGAAGGCAGGCTACTTTTCGCCTGATCATCCTTCTTCAACGCCACCTGCTCTACCAGAATGTCGGGGTCGATGCCGGTAGCCTGGATGGAGCGCCCACTTGGCGTGTAATAGAGTGCAGTTGTCACCTTGATCGCGGTTCCATCATTAAGCGGTACCACCGACTGCACTGAACCCTTACCGAAACTTTTGGTGCCCATAACAATCGCGCGGTGATGATCCTGCAGTGCGCCACCAACAATTTCCGACGCAGAAGCTGAACCATTGTTCATCAGTACGATCAGCGGCAGGCCTTGCAGAATATCACCCGGCTGGGCGTCAAATGAGAGGCTTTTGCCTGCCCGGGACTTGGTGCTGACAATATTGCCCTTTTCAAGGAAGAGGTCGGAGACGGCCACCGCCTGATTAAGCAGGCCACCCGGATTGTTGCGAAGATCCAGTACTGCGCCGGAAAGGTTTCCACCCGCACGCTTCTTCAACTCCCTGATCTTCTTGGAGAGCAGGGTTACCGTTGGCTGCTGAAACTGTGTTACGCGCAGGTAGGCGTAACCGGGAGCCAGCATATCGCCCTTCACCGACTTCACTTCGATGATCGCGCGGGTGATCTTCACCTCCATGGGCGCATTTTCACCTTCGCGGAAAATAGTCAGCACAAT comes from Mariprofundus aestuarium and encodes:
- a CDS encoding S41 family peptidase, producing MSLKFRRVLLGAGAVALLSAGVMAWQPGTGYRQADAATDYQQLQKFSQVMEMVRQAYVEEVSDEKLIGGALSGMLSSLDPHSTYLDKDMYKQMNVDTKGEFGGLGIEIQAAEGGIRIVSPIEDTPADRAGIKAGDLIIKIDDELARDMSLFEAVKLMRGKPGTSIVLTIFREGENAPMEVKITRAIIEVKSVKGDMLAPGYAYLRVTQFQQPTVTLLSKKIRELKKRAGGNLSGAVLDLRNNPGGLLNQAVAVSDLFLEKGNIVSTKSRAGKSLSFDAQPGDILQGLPLIVLMNNGSASASEIVGGALQDHHRAIVMGTKSFGKGSVQSVVPLNDGTAIKVTTALYYTPSGRSIQATGIDPDILVEQVALKKDDQAKSSLPSVSERNLKGHLENGNGKKGNKSKKAEAGEGPSDAMKERLELDTQLQRALDLLRGLHALRG